From the Mesotoga prima MesG1.Ag.4.2 genome, the window TTGAGCGAGAGAAAATACGAAGAGAATAGCCTGTATTTATCTAGCCAAAACCCGCCCATCTTTCCCTTCAAGTGCCAGCCAATGTTTTCTGCGTTTCCGTCGATACCTCCAAAAAAATATGCCCTTCTACCTGCCACGTAGTAGTCAAAATTATCCATCAGCCTTTCACCCCGGATGAAACGCCTGTATCTATGAACTGCCTCTGGAAGATCAGGAAAATGATTATCATGGGAATCGTCATCATTATGGAAGCTGCCATCATATACTGCCAGTACGTATAGTAACTTGTCCGGTAAAAATCAAGGCCCACAGTTAGGGTAAACATCTCCTTTCTCGAGGTCATGAGCAGCGGCCAGAGAAAGTCGTTCCAGGTGCCAACAAAGATGTATATGGCCAATGCTGAAATGGCCGGTTTTGAGATTGGCAACACGACTTTGAAGTAAGTCTTGATTATCGAGGCGCCATCGATTCTTGCGGCCTCTTCCATCTCCCTGGGAATAGCCATGAAGAACTGCCTCATCAGAAAGATCCCAAAGACACCGGTTAGCTTGGGGAGAAAGAGGCCGTAATAAGTGTTCACGAATCCGAACCTCACCATGAGGTTGTAATTGGGTATCAGCGTGACGTGACCGGGGATCATGAGTGTGGCTAGAAAGAGTGCGAACCACAGATCCCTCAGCGGAAAACGCAACCTAGCGAAGGCGTAACCTCCAAGGGCATCGAAGATAAGGTGGCCAATTGTTACCAGCGCGGCATAGATGATCGTGTTAAGTATCCATCTGGCGTAGGGCGTGATCTTGAAGACTTGTACGTAATTCTCGCCGGTAGCGGGGGCTCCGAAAAACTCCGGAGGCCACTTAAACAAATTTATCTCGGGAGGCCACTTCATTATATCCGTACCCGTTGTCACACCGTTTTCGGTGTATCTCATAGGAGTGAGAGATACTATGGCCGACCAGAGGAAGGGAAAGAGCGAAACGACCGCATAGAGAATCAACACGACGTAGGCGATAATCATACCAATCTTTAGTTTTTTCTTCATGTAATCGCCCCCTTAAAAATACGACTCTTCCTTTATCAGTTTGCGCTGAAGGGCAGTGATCGCGAAAATTATCAGAAAGAGGACCATCGCGATCGCAGAAGCATAGCCCATCCTGTGATATTCAAAAGCGTTCTTGTATATGTAATAGGAAATCGTTATATTTCGCATGTTTTTGATTAGGAAGTATATCTGGTCAAAAACCTGCAGACAACCTATTATTCCCATTATCGATACGAAGAGCATCTGAGGTCTGAGAAGGGGCACAGTGATCTTCCAGAAGGTCTTCCAGAATTTCGCCCCATCGAGCTGGGAGGCCTCGTAAATGGATGATGGAATACTCTGCAGCGCGGCCAGAAAGGTTATCATGAAGTAACCGGCTGTGGTCCATATGTTCATCACCATAATTGCTCCGAGAGCCGTATTCGGTTCATTGAGCCAGTCAACAGCCTGAAACCCGAACGTTGAAAGGAACCTGTTCAAAACGCCGGGCTTGGAGTATATAAGCCAGAAGATCATCGAGATAGCCGCGGAAGAAGAAATTGAAGGGAGGAAGAAAACCGTCTTGAAGAATCTCTGTCCCATGATTTTCATGTTGGCGGCTACGGCCAGGAGGATTGCCAGTAACGTTTGGATGGGTACGACTACGATGGAATAGACAAAGGCGTTCTTTAACGAGATCCAGAAATACTGATCCTTGAACATCTCTCTGAAATTCTTTAATCCTACAAATTCCGGCACGTATCTCGTGAAGAGTTCACTCTTTGAGGACATGTATTCCTTCATGAAGTCTTTGACAGATACCGAACTGTTGAGCCGGCCTGCCAGAAAGTCTTCTACTATTTTGTCCGTATCTAGAAAGCTACTTACGGCTTCCTTTTGCTCTGCGTTCAGTTTTACCCCCATATCCAGCGTCAAGAAAGTTACCGGGTCAAAAAGAGAGAGAAGCTCATTCTTGACAAGTCCTTCTTCATCGGGGAAAACGCCCAGATGAAATGAAACGGATTCTTCAGGGACGAAGGTCATGTTGAATTTTTGGGCTTCCGTGGGCTGGTAGTTGGTGAAGCTGTAGTACAAGCCTGCGAAAACAGGATAGATCGTGAAGATCAAGATGGTGATTATTATAGGCGCTGCGAAGAGATAACCAACCATGGCTTCTCTCGTTTTGAAATTCAGCTTCATATCCTCACCCCTCTAAAGAGATCCGGGCGGATCGCAATCCGCCCGGCAAGAGACAGGTTATTCGGCTACCCAGCCCGAATAATTCTCTTCGACAAAGGTTAAGGCTTCGGAGAGGCTGATTTTCTGATAGAAGAGATCCTTTAACAACGAATTGAGCTGGTCGTGTGCTCTGGAAAAAACTCCGCTGGGTGTCTTGACCTTCCAGGGAGTGCCATACTCCGCGCCTCTGTAGAATGCCTGTTTCGTTGGATCGGTATCCTTTTCAGCGTTCTGTATGTTGGAGGCCAGTACTCCCGCTTCGCTGACAAACCGCTCTTGTCCCTTCGTAACAAGGAATTTCAAGACTTCCCAGGCTGCATCCTTGTTTGGAGTAGTTCGGTTTATGCTCCAGGAGACCGTATAAACCATCGTTGACTTCTCAATAAGATGCGGCATCTCGACTATACCGGTGTTCTTCAGAACTTCCGGGTAATCGCCGGCGAGGAATCCGATGGTCCAGGGGCCGGTCATCGCCATAGCCACCCTTTCCTTTCCATAAGCTTCTCCAATCCAACCAGCACCCAGGTTTGCCGGTTCCTGAGCGACTTTGTACTTGTTGACCAGATCGAGATAGAAATTGAGGCCGAATTTGGCATCTGGTTTACCCAGAGCTACGTTTAGATCCTCGTCAACGATGTCTCCGCCTGTTCCATAAACAAAAGGTAGTATCCTATTGAGATCGGCCGCAAGAACCAGAGGGGTTTCAAAGCCCTTTCTCTTGAGTTGAAGAGCCTTATCAAGCATATCGAACCAGGTGTCTTCGTCTGTAGGGTAGGCGACATCGTACTGGTCGAATATTTTCTTGTTGAAAACAAGTGCAAGGGTCGAAAAGTCCTTCGGGATCCCGTAGATCCTATCTTCGTACTTGAAGGCTTCGATGAGATTGGGGTAGAACCAGTCGATGTCGAAACTATCGTCTCTTTTGATGTATAGATCTAGTGGAAGGAGCATATTCTGCTTGGCCAGTTCTTCGAACCAGAAGGCTTCAACATAGAAGAGATCAGGAGCGGTGCCAGCAGAATACTGGGTGATAAGCATTTGCCTGAAGTCCCCCGGTATAGGCTGCCATTCGACCACGATATCCGTTTGCATGTTGTTGAATTCTTCGACGTTCTTCATTATGACGGCCTCTTCAACAGGGTTTCCAGGCCAGCCGCTGATTCTGATGTTCGTGACCCCTAATACCATGAGTCCAGCTAACAAAACAAGACTTACCAACAGAAATCTTTTCATACTAAACCCTCCTTTTCAGGCGTCCAGCGCCTTGGATATTACTAGAACAGTTCCTATAGACCACAGCTGAGGTGAGCAACTTGTTGGATATTCAATCAACTTTCCAGATGTTTCAGATACTGACAGACCGCTAAAGAGCTCGGGGAGGCGATTGTCATGATGTTTGTCCTTCACTTTCAACAGATCCCGCGCGAGCTGTCTGGCCTTTTCGTAAAAACCATATTTTATCAGGCCAAGCATAATCAGTGAGTTGTCGTGCGGCCAGACACTTCCGTTGTGGTAGGAGAATGGATTGTAACGCTTCATTTTGCTGGAGAGCGTTCTTATCCCCCATCCGGTGTATAGTTCATCGGAAAAGAGACGGTTCACCAACGCCTCGGCTCTATCTTCGTCCACTATGCCCGTCATTAGGCAGTGCCCGGGATTTGATGTTATTGAATCGACCGGTTTCTTGTTTTTATCCAGCGCCGTAGCGAAGTAGTCTTCGCTCTCCAGCCAGAAGTCCCGGTTGAAATTTTCTTTCAGGGCGGCTGCCTTCAGTGCATACACATTTGCCCTTTCTTCGTCCTCAAAGAGAGCCATGAGTTTTTCGAGACACTTGAAGGCATCATACAGATATCCCTGGACCTCTACTGGCGCCAGTGGAGGCTCTGCCAGCGTACCGTCGGAGAAGCTCACGGAGTCGGCGGAATCTTTCCAGCTCTGAATAGATAGACCGGTGCCTGAAGGTGCGAATTCGATGTATCCGTCGTTATCTAGATCAGCGTAAGTATCGATCCATTTGGCAGCTGCCATGATGCTGTTTTTTATAGATCTTATAAAGTTCCAGTCATTAGTCTGTGAGTAGTACCTGTGTGAGAGCATAATGAACAGGAGCGTTGCATCTATCGATCCGTAGTATCTTTCAAAAGGTAGCCTTCCGGCTAGCGATAGTTCATTCAGACGGGTTTCATGAACGATCTTTCCGGGTTGTGCTTCGGTCTGGCTGTCTTCTTCTTTACTTTGAAGATGAGTATGCACCGTAAGGATATTTCTCGTTATTTCAGGAAGAAGATCCACGGTCTGGAGGCCAAAGATAAGGCTATCCCTCCCAAAAACTGTGGCGAACCAGGGTAGGCCTGCGCCTGGAAAATCACCGTAGACTGTGGGAATCATGAGCATTTTCAGATCTCCCAGTTCCCTTTCATCCAGCAGCGAAGTCTTTTTGATAGGCGCAATATCCTTCACCGGTCTTTCGGACAACATCTTCTTGAAAACAACGTCCTTTTTCACATATTTGCCGAGCCTCAATTTCCCGGATACTCTCTCAATCTGACCTGGTCTAACTTCCAGAGAGAGTGAAGTCAGAGAGTTCTCAACGGTATCCCTTTCGAGGTCGGTCTCATATTGAAAACTCCTCGGTGGAGAAGAGGAAAGAGTTCTCGAGCTTTCGAGCTCATTGTATGAGTCATTCTTTTTCCTCACTGAGAAAATGTCTTCGAAGACGCAAATGATATCATATTCGAAAGAGATCCGAACTTCTTCCAGAGAATAACTCCTCACCGTCAACTCTGTTTGAAGAGCATTTCCTTCAGCCCGGAGACATTCGGAGACTGCGATATCGTAATGTGGAATTCCCGGTTTTGATCGCCCCAGATAATGGGTTTCAATCCTGTCCCAGGAAAAATCTGTGTGTAGTCTTCTGAGCTTGTGCGAGGACTTTAATATCATTCTGGATATGAAACGGGTATCCTCCAGATAAAGTCCGGCCGCCTTTTCATACTCGCAGTCGATGATCCCTCTGTCATCGGTAACTACCATAAGGTTTCCGTTCTTGAAAACCTTCATCTTTTCACCTCTGAGGATTCTCTGACAATCAGCTCGACCGGAAGAATCGTCGTTTCCGTGTGGTCTTCGGATATGAGTCTGATAAGATTGATAGCGGCCCTTCTTCCGACCTCGTCTATTGGCTGGTGGATCGTTGTCAGAGAGGGCGAAACGTCTGATGAAATGGGAATATCGTCAAATCCCACGACTGGCAGAGAAACCCCCTCTTCCCTCAAGGCTTTCAACGCGCCAATCGCCATCAGGTCTGAAGCCGCAAAGATGCCGTCGAACTGGCCAAGGTGTTTTTTCGTTATTTCGAAGCCGCTCTTTTCAACGAAGTCTCCATTGCGGCCGAGAAAGGTGAAATTCATTTCCTGCGCCGCTTTTTGAAAGCCGCGTTCCCTCCATAGAGAAACGCTTTGATCGGCTGGGCCGTTAATAAAGAGAACATGCGAGCAACCTTTTCGGGCGAGGTGCTTCCCTGCAAGATACGCACCTCCTTCATTATCGGTATCTACAAATGAGATGTCCTTATCTTTTTCGTTTCTACCGACTGCCACAAAAGGAATGTTCCGCAATTTGAGAAAGTCCACTCTTTCGTCTTCGTTTTTCAAGTCAAGTACCACAAATCCATCCACTAGTCTTTTGTCTGTGAATACACGGTAAGTATCTATCACGGAGTTATGTGGTTCGTCGGTTGTCAGAATAAGATGGTAACCGAGACGACTCAATTCGAGCGAGGTCTCCCTCAAGAAAATCGAAAAATACGGATATGTGAAGAGATAATCAGCGCTGTGCGGAACAATAATCGCAATCATCTTCGTCTGCTGGCTTCTAAGGCTTCGCGCCTGCTGATTTGGCACGTAGCCTAGCTTGCTTATTACACTTTCAACTCTCTCGCGGGTTTTAGCTGATACCTTCTCTGGATTGTTTATTACCCGGGAAACAGTCGCCGTAGATACTCTTGCCATCTTCGCTATTTTGGAAATGTTAATGTTCATATAAGCAACTCCTGCAAAAGATGTAATCGATTTCAATGTAATCGATTACATTATATAGACAGTTAGTTTTTAACAACAAACACAAATGCCGGCAATTTGCAGGCATTTTTCCTGTTTATTCATTAATAGGGACGAATGTACGGTTTTTCCTCACTGTACGGGAAAGTTTGGCAGAATTCCATAATTTCTAGATATGAGAAATGTGAGTAGTCTCGCTGGTTCTCTCGAGAGCAGTTTCAGGTTACCAATTTCAGAGCGGGATGCTGTGGGCATTGACAAGAGACTGACAGCGATGTGTTCAGAAGCTTGCGGCGGACTATATACCTATGTTTTCACTCTCCATATCGAAAAGCATCAGTGCCATGCAACCTTGTGGCCCAATATTTAGCCTGTGAACCAATAATACAAAAAAACTCACTCATCATATTGTCCCTTGCCCTCGTGACTCCATTTTCTGCATTCAGTCAACCTAGGGATCAGGATACCAGGAGATAGACTCTTGTTGTTGAGGTCTCCCTGGTCCTCCGTGACCGCAGGCCCATCCTTCGAGCAGAGCCGCGCGACTCTGATGAAAACCACGTTGTTTGTCAACGGTCTACCGTCCTCCGAGAGGATCAAAACAAGATCCCGAAACAAGTTCGGGATGACATTGTGAGGGGCTTCTTGAAGCCGCTGCTCGGATAATTTTTTTCAGTTGCAGTGAGCCCCTGAATTGATTGCCGGTTCTGTTCACGAGACCCCATACCCTGTAATCGATACCCCGTGCTCAACGTATCTGAACCTGTTTCAGCATCGATGGTCGTCCCAGCGAGCAGCGTCTCTTAGCGAGCGACAAGCGTCTCTCTTCAACTATGACCTGCTTAACGGACAGTTTTTGATTAAAATGTCCAGTATATAAAACACAATTTCATATTGTCGCTCTAGAGATCTTTTGATGAGGAATGTAAAGCTGTATTCTTCGCTCAGGATTTTTCCCTCTCGCATCCGGCTCTCCTTACCTCCAATTCTCGCTCTTGCTCATGGTCAAATCAGAAGCTAAGGAATTGATTATAGGCTCTTACTGAACAAGGTTGCGCTTGGAATTGACAACTGTTCCGGTTCACTTGGTCTGGCCGAACTAAACATCCCAGCGACACTGAGGAATACGACCCTTTCATGCAGCATTCTGAAAATGAAAGGGTGAGATTCTTTCAGCTGGTACACGTTCGAAAACTACTCTTAATAGAGAACACAGTGTAATGGTCTATATGCCGCATAAAAGCTTAATTGCAGCAAAAGAAACGCTTCACGAAGAAAGTGTAGAATAAAACTGGTATAGACATATAGATATCTGTGTGTGAATGCGAGGTGTCAACATGATACCTATCTATCTTAAAATCAGAAACTACATGATCAAGCAGATCGAAAAAGGCATACTTATCCCCGGTGACAGAATTCCGTCTGAAAGGGAGCTTGTTGATCTCTTCAAGGTAAGTCGCATGACTGTTAGACACGCCATCGATCAGCTGGTTAACGATGGAATCCTTGTCAGAATGGTAGGCAAGGGTACTTACGTAAGCAGTGAGAAGTTTGCAACCGAGCTAAATGTTTTGAGAAGCTTCTCAGAGGAAATAATCTCTACCGGGCATCGCCCCTCAGCCAAATTGATACGGATCGAGAGAGGTCAGGCTGGAAACTCAGTCACTTCTCTTCTAAGGATTGACAGCAGTCATGAGGTGATGAGAGTTGAAAGACTGAGGTTGGTTGACGATCTAGAAATGGCGATTACTGTTTCGTACTTTCCTTTGTCAAGAGCATTTCCGGTAGATGAGATAGACTTCAGCGCGACTTCGATCTACAACCAAATTGAGTCCCTAGGCCTTCGAATAGAAAAGGCTACCGAAACGGTTACAGCTGAAGCAGCCGACAAAAGGACTGCGAACTTTCTGCGTGTGAAAGACAAAGCCCCCCTCCTGAAAATAACTAGGCTCACATTTATTTCGAACAACGTACCTATTGAATACATGGAGGGATTGTTCAGGCCAGACAGATATTTTATATCCCAAGAACTCTATAGACAGGAAGTGAGATGATGAAGATGTTTGAAGAAATGTTTGGAAAGAAGCTCCCAATAATCGGTGTAGTTCATCTGCAGCCACTGCCAGGTGCGCCGAGATATGAAGGAATGTCTATGAAAGAGATTACCAGGCTCGCTGTTGAAGAAGCCAAAACCATGGTGGAGAATGGCGTGGACGGCCTGATAATCGAAAACTTCCGCGACATGATGTTCAAAAAGAGAGTCGGTCCCGAGACCGTTGCATCTATGACCTATGTTGCTTCGGAAGTAGTCGCTAATCTCTCTGTTCCAATAGGGCTCTGCGTTCTCCAATCCGATGCGATTTCTGCTCTTGCGATCGCGAAAGCAGTTGGGGGCAAGTTTATCAGGGTACCTTACTACACGGAGACATACATAGTTGATGCTGGAATGATGGAGAGTATTGCAGCCGATGCACTGAGATTCAGAAAGATGATCGAAGCCAGAGACGTAAAGATATTTGCAGATGTACACATCAAGCACGGCTATTCGCTTTCACGCAGACCCATTGAGGAATCGGCCGAAGATGCCTTTGAACGAGGACTTGCCGATGCCGTTATTGTCACGGGGAAAAAGACCGGCGGCAAGACCAAACCAGAGGATGTAAAGGCGGTAAGAGATTACCTTCCAAAGCTTCCACTTATTGTGGGAAGCGGGGTGACTCCAGAAAGTCTTTCCGAGTACTTCCCACAACTTGGCGATGCTGTAATTGTTGGAACGAGCCTTAAGAAAGACGGTAAGACTGAAAGCCCTGTGGACCCCGAGAGAGTCAGGCAGTTTGCAAATCATATGGAGAAGTGCAGAAAGGAGCTTGATTGATGACCACAATAACTGAGTTCAACCAGTTGTTTGGTACTTCGAAACCAATAATTGGGATGATTCATCTAAAGCCATTACCAGGCTCACCAGTTTATGATGGGGAGGGTTTAAGAAAAGTAATAGATCATGCGCTGGACGAAGCGGGAAAGCTCATTGAAGGCGGAGTAGATGGCGTTCAAGTCGAGAATTACAACGATCCGTCTTACTTCCCGGATGTTGCCGCCCCCGAGACTGTTTCCTCGCTCTCCATTGTTGCACACGAAGTTCACAAAGCTTTTCCGGATACGCCTATGGGCATCTGTCTTCTTGCCGATCCAATAGCATCCATTGCTGTAGCGCATTCCTCCGGCGCGAAATTCGTGAGAGCGACCGTGTTCACCGAAGCATCTGTAGATGTTTCGGGCTTAGCAATAAGAAGACCTCATGAAATTCTTAGATACCGCAAATTCCTCGATCCTTCCATAAGGATCTTTGCAGACGTTCATATCAAACATTCCGCGCCTCTTGCGATGAGACCGATTGAAGAATCCGCCTACGATGCCGCATATTTCCTGGCGGATTCTGTAATCATTAGTGGAAAGCACACTGGATTTGAGACGCCTCTCGAAGATCTGAAAAAGGTGCGAGGCGTACTTCCAAATTACCCGATTATGGTGGGTTCAGGAATGAACAAGGTTAACGCTGGAAAGATCTTCGAAGTAGCTTCAGGAGCTTTTGTTGGTTCCACTTTCAAGGTCGACGGTGATTCTTACAAGTCAGTGGATTCCGAGAGAGTCAAGGAGTTCATGAAGGTCATCAAGGAGATAAGAAAGCGATGAGCAGATCCGTTCTTGTTCTGGGTGATGTAAACGTAGATATAATCGGGAAGTTTGATGGGTTTCCCACACCGGGTAGCTGTGCCTACAGCGAGAAACCGGCTTTGCGACCCGGTGGCTCAGGACTGAACACTTATGTTGGATTGAGAAAGCTTGGGATCGATGCTGATTTTTTCACTATGATAGGAGAGGACATTTTTGGCGATTTCATAAAGGCCGAACTTTTGACACTTGGAATTGAATTCTCTCCTAAAATCTCGGAGTCGTATTCAACCGGTGTAGTGTTTTCTCTCTCTACAAACAACGAGCGGACCTTCTTCTCATTCAGAAGAGGTGCGGCCGATGTACATATAACTTACGAAGATCTTTCGGGAACCTCTCTGGATTCAGGTATATTGTATCTTACGGGTGTGTCTGTTGTAGAAGGTGAGGAGACTTTCGAGACATTTCTTAGAGTTGTTGAGGAAACCAAGTCTTCCGGCACGAAGATCTTCTTCGATCCCAACATAAGAAAGACCGATTTGGTTTCGATTTCGAGAATAGAAAAGATAATTCCTTTCGTGGATGTCTTCCTTCCCGCTCAAGATGAGTTGAAAGCTCTATTTTCAAAGTCTGACAAGTTCAGGTTTTGCTCGGACTTGCTTTCAACTGGTATTTCTGACATCTGGATAAAGAGAGGAGCAAATGGTTGTTCTCTCTTTTCGAAGGATAGCTGTTTTGACTTTCCCGCTCCAAGAGTAACGGCTCTTGAATGCACGGGAGCAGGTGATGCCTTCAACGCAGCCGTTATCTGGGGTTATGTCAACAATCTTGAAGAGAAGGAGATTGGCATTTACGGAAATATTTACGCAGGGATCAGCACAGAAAGAATCGGTGCTGCTACATCTTATCCCTATAGAAAAGAGATGTTAGAAAGCAAGCACTATAAATCTATCAAAACGGGGGTGAAAGTATCATGAAACGAATGATTCTCGTTCTATTTCTACTGGGGATCGTTGCAACGGGTTTCGGCGCATTGAAGGTGGCCATTGTTGCAGGAGACGCAATCGGAGACCGTGGATTTACGGACATGGCTTACATTGGCATTCAAGAAGCAGAAAAGCAGTTCGATATTGAATACAAAGTATTCGAGTGCCATGTCGACCCTTCGAAGTATTTTGATTCTTTGAGAGCGGCAGCTATGAACTACGATCTAATCTTCGTAGATCCTGGCTACTTCTTTGACAAGGAGCTCGCGGAGGTAAGCGCAATGTTCCTGTCGAAGACCTTTGTCTATATCGACGGCGCATCGGATCTTCCAAACGTCGTTTCAGTTCCTTTCAAGCAGAATGAAGGAGCTTTCCTCGCTGGATGCCTTGCTGCGCTATTGACTGACAAGACTGAACTGTGCAAGATCAATTCCGAGAAGATAGTTGGATTTGTCGGCGGTTTCGATATGCCCGTAATCAGGGACTATCAGGTCGGTTACGAACATGGTGTCAGATATGTCGATCCAGAAGTCAAGGTCATTGCGAGATATGCCGGAGATCATTACGATCCAGCCCTTGGAAAAGAGACGGCCTATTCAGTATCTAAAGAAGGAGCCGATGTGATTTTCCAGGCCGCGGGCCCCACGGGTCTCGGAATTCTCGAGGCAGCTAAGGACTATGGCTTCTTTGCAATTGGCGTTGATACGGATCAGGGCTATCTTCAGCCAGGTTTCATAGTGTCTAGTATGATGAAAAAAGTTGACGTCGCAGTTCTGGATATCGTTAGAATGCAGGTTGAGAATAAGCTTGAAAAGGGTTCCCTCCATGTCTACGGTATTGCTAATGGCGGAGTGGGACTCGCGTATAACGAATTCATGATGGATACAGTACCAGCGTCAGTCTACATAGAAATCAGAGAGATTCAGGAGAAGATCGCGAACGGAGAAATCGTAGTAGACTCATATCTCAACTGATGTTTTTTGGAGCCCCTCCGGGGGCTCCGTCTTCAATATCTCGGGGGGTGTTACCAATTCTTGTCTGCAATAAAGTCTCGAAGACATACCCAAATGGCCTGGAAGCACTCAAAGAAGTGAGTTTCGATGTAAAAAGAGGCGAGATTCACGCGATCGTGGGAGAGAATGGCGCTGGAAAGTCGACTCTGATGAACATTCTATTTGGAATGTTCAAACCGACTTCGGGAGAAATAACGTTCAAGGACAAGCAGTTCTCGCCAAAACATCCCTCGGAAGCGATAGGCCTTGGCATAGGAATGGTACACCAGCACTTCAAGCTCGTGCAGAGCATAACGGTTGCCGAGAATGTAGTGCTTGGTATGGAGAAACGCTTTCAGAACAGAATTGGAAAGATCAACAACGCCGAGATGAACAGTTCGGTTTCTTCGTTGATTGAGAGGCTTAGAATGTCGATCTCTCCGGATGACAGAATACAGGACTTACCGATAAGTAAGAAGCAGCAGGTTGAGATTCTTAAGGTTCTCTATAGAGATACGGATTTCGTTATTCTTGATGAACCAACCGCAGTGCTAGCCCCGAACGAGGTGGATGACTTTCTTGAATTTGTGACTGGAATTAGGGACATGGGTAAGACGGTGGTTTTCATCTCTCATAGACTGGGAGAGGTCTTCGCTATTGCTGACCGAATAACGATTTTGAGAAGGGGCAAGGTCGTAGGTACTTTTGACAAGAAGGACGTGAACAGAGAGAGTGTGGCAAACATGATGATCGGAACAGCCAGTGATCTCTATGAACGACCAGAAAACTTCGTGAGAGATGAAATCGTTTTGTCTGTGAAGCAGATTTCCGACGCATCGGGAATACTAAAGAATTTGAGCTTTGACCTCCACGAAGGGGAGGTCCTAGGTTTCGCAGGAGTTGGAGGAAATGGTCAGGAGGAGCTCTTTGAGGTGCTTGCAGGAAATCTGATGTTGTCCTCGGGAGAAATCTTACTAAAGGGATCTT encodes:
- a CDS encoding BtpA/SgcQ family protein, translated to MTTITEFNQLFGTSKPIIGMIHLKPLPGSPVYDGEGLRKVIDHALDEAGKLIEGGVDGVQVENYNDPSYFPDVAAPETVSSLSIVAHEVHKAFPDTPMGICLLADPIASIAVAHSSGAKFVRATVFTEASVDVSGLAIRRPHEILRYRKFLDPSIRIFADVHIKHSAPLAMRPIEESAYDAAYFLADSVIISGKHTGFETPLEDLKKVRGVLPNYPIMVGSGMNKVNAGKIFEVASGAFVGSTFKVDGDSYKSVDSERVKEFMKVIKEIRKR
- a CDS encoding carbohydrate kinase family protein; this translates as MSRSVLVLGDVNVDIIGKFDGFPTPGSCAYSEKPALRPGGSGLNTYVGLRKLGIDADFFTMIGEDIFGDFIKAELLTLGIEFSPKISESYSTGVVFSLSTNNERTFFSFRRGAADVHITYEDLSGTSLDSGILYLTGVSVVEGEETFETFLRVVEETKSSGTKIFFDPNIRKTDLVSISRIEKIIPFVDVFLPAQDELKALFSKSDKFRFCSDLLSTGISDIWIKRGANGCSLFSKDSCFDFPAPRVTALECTGAGDAFNAAVIWGYVNNLEEKEIGIYGNIYAGISTERIGAATSYPYRKEMLESKHYKSIKTGVKVS
- a CDS encoding BMP family lipoprotein, which encodes MKRMILVLFLLGIVATGFGALKVAIVAGDAIGDRGFTDMAYIGIQEAEKQFDIEYKVFECHVDPSKYFDSLRAAAMNYDLIFVDPGYFFDKELAEVSAMFLSKTFVYIDGASDLPNVVSVPFKQNEGAFLAGCLAALLTDKTELCKINSEKIVGFVGGFDMPVIRDYQVGYEHGVRYVDPEVKVIARYAGDHYDPALGKETAYSVSKEGADVIFQAAGPTGLGILEAAKDYGFFAIGVDTDQGYLQPGFIVSSMMKKVDVAVLDIVRMQVENKLEKGSLHVYGIANGGVGLAYNEFMMDTVPASVYIEIREIQEKIANGEIVVDSYLN
- a CDS encoding ABC transporter ATP-binding protein produces the protein MLPILVCNKVSKTYPNGLEALKEVSFDVKRGEIHAIVGENGAGKSTLMNILFGMFKPTSGEITFKDKQFSPKHPSEAIGLGIGMVHQHFKLVQSITVAENVVLGMEKRFQNRIGKINNAEMNSSVSSLIERLRMSISPDDRIQDLPISKKQQVEILKVLYRDTDFVILDEPTAVLAPNEVDDFLEFVTGIRDMGKTVVFISHRLGEVFAIADRITILRRGKVVGTFDKKDVNRESVANMMIGTASDLYERPENFVRDEIVLSVKQISDASGILKNLSFDLHEGEVLGFAGVGGNGQEELFEVLAGNLMLSSGEILLKGSSIESLNTLERRKAGLAYITDDRMKKGLAPDRSIVENSIAGHHKSGRFGKLAINSSKANAFTESIIADYDVRTGKNIRTPVRALSGGNMQKLLVGREIAYDPAVLIASQPTAGVDVAARKLIHDSFRRLSKSGSGIILISGDLEEIMDLANRIIVLYRGRAVAELAYPHYDTTEISYYMTGIRGSQNASCTNS